The following are encoded in a window of Halosimplex halophilum genomic DNA:
- a CDS encoding extracellular solute-binding protein has product MVDSDSTETESRGTSISRRRMVKAIGATGAAGLAGCSGGGGGDGGDGGDGTATPMGTSGDDIGGTVTVFSGPQFVDAGFPEVLHEAGVPDSITIEMTRPPQDTGSKQQQLRTAINAEESDPDLVLTDNGWTIPFIVRGDLVNLEEEMDDEFISRVREEGVQSMINTGTHPETGDLYSVPVFPDFPTITYRKDLLREAGYGDSDFDTWRGDPPTWGTFSQIVSEAVDGADVDYGHLWQGNNYAGLACCTFNEFLTSMGGAFFGGRDNLFGPIGDRPVTLDSEKSIDGIEAAVDIIHGTGSAPMDIEGVSPVEVAGWSEPDTKSLFEDGSAVTQRNWTYSIGGAVTAFEGTDMELGVMPLPRGPNGSWHAQGGWIMSMNPYTDNMASAKEVIKAWWEDSVLKYQFDTANFMPPKPELYSYVEQSDTYGPYFEALQYSTENLIPRPTTSVWPNQRSIVAEEVNAALRQEQTPQEAATAMQEQIAAIEEQSG; this is encoded by the coding sequence ATGGTCGATAGTGACTCAACCGAAACGGAGAGCCGAGGAACCAGCATCTCGCGGCGCCGGATGGTGAAGGCGATCGGTGCGACGGGGGCCGCCGGGCTCGCCGGCTGTAGCGGTGGCGGCGGTGGCGACGGTGGCGACGGCGGCGACGGCACCGCGACGCCGATGGGAACGAGCGGCGACGATATCGGCGGCACGGTCACCGTCTTCTCGGGGCCGCAGTTCGTGGACGCCGGGTTCCCCGAGGTCCTGCACGAAGCGGGCGTGCCCGACTCGATCACGATCGAGATGACTCGGCCGCCCCAGGACACCGGCAGCAAACAGCAGCAGCTCCGGACCGCGATCAACGCGGAGGAGTCCGATCCGGACCTGGTGTTGACCGACAACGGGTGGACGATCCCGTTCATCGTCCGCGGCGACCTGGTCAACCTCGAAGAGGAGATGGACGACGAGTTCATCTCCCGGGTCAGAGAGGAGGGCGTCCAGTCGATGATCAACACGGGGACCCACCCCGAGACCGGCGACCTGTACTCGGTTCCGGTCTTCCCCGACTTCCCGACCATCACGTACCGGAAGGACCTGCTTCGGGAGGCGGGCTACGGCGACTCGGACTTCGACACGTGGCGCGGGGACCCGCCGACGTGGGGGACGTTCTCCCAGATCGTCTCCGAGGCCGTGGACGGAGCCGACGTCGACTACGGGCACCTCTGGCAGGGGAACAACTACGCCGGGCTGGCGTGTTGTACGTTCAACGAGTTCCTCACGAGCATGGGTGGCGCCTTCTTCGGCGGGCGGGACAACCTCTTCGGTCCGATCGGCGACCGTCCCGTCACCCTCGACTCCGAGAAGTCCATCGACGGGATCGAGGCCGCAGTCGACATCATTCACGGCACGGGCAGCGCGCCGATGGATATCGAGGGCGTCTCGCCCGTGGAGGTGGCCGGCTGGAGCGAACCGGACACGAAGAGCCTCTTCGAGGACGGGAGCGCAGTCACCCAGCGCAACTGGACGTACTCCATCGGCGGGGCCGTGACCGCCTTCGAGGGGACGGACATGGAACTCGGCGTGATGCCGCTGCCGCGAGGGCCGAACGGGTCTTGGCACGCCCAGGGCGGCTGGATCATGTCGATGAACCCCTACACCGACAACATGGCGTCCGCGAAGGAAGTTATCAAGGCGTGGTGGGAGGACTCAGTCCTCAAGTACCAGTTCGATACGGCGAACTTCATGCCGCCGAAGCCCGAGCTGTACAGCTACGTCGAGCAGAGCGACACGTACGGGCCGTACTTCGAGGCGCTCCAGTACTCGACGGAGAACCTGATCCCCCGCCCGACGACGTCGGTGTGGCCGAACCAGCGGAGCATCGTTGCCGAGGAGGTCAACGCGGCGCTCCGT
- a CDS encoding TrmB family transcriptional regulator encodes MDDLDELEGVLADAGFSGYEAEAYLGLLQLRDASVAELASVCSVPRSRLYDVLRDLEDEGYVETYERESLRGRIANVSAAAEELRDRATELEDGADRLEAVWERPRFEQTDISVFQTHAATVREATARIDAAEHTVHLCVTPDELLELADPLRDAIDRDVVIRIAVQTGETGADTDLPHLFPDVAFEVRQCEAAAHFIALVDGSFAALAVDNEWDGQYGLVVDDNTLGSILHWYYQIQLWEPWDTLYSASMGTPTTFVSIRELIREIESVRTDDETVTVRVEGVDTESREAVEIEGEVVDVIYTDIYEDRDVTFAQQFIQAALRVRSGDEEYTIGGYGAVLEDIRAIQMTITDIK; translated from the coding sequence ATGGACGACCTCGACGAACTGGAGGGGGTGCTCGCCGACGCAGGGTTCTCCGGGTACGAGGCGGAGGCGTACCTCGGATTGCTCCAGTTGCGTGATGCATCGGTCGCGGAGCTCGCGAGTGTCTGTTCCGTGCCGCGGTCACGGCTCTACGACGTGCTCAGAGACCTGGAAGACGAGGGGTACGTCGAGACCTACGAGCGGGAGTCGCTCCGGGGCCGCATCGCCAACGTCTCGGCGGCGGCCGAAGAGCTCCGCGACCGCGCGACGGAGCTGGAAGACGGCGCCGACCGCCTCGAAGCGGTCTGGGAGCGGCCGCGCTTCGAGCAGACCGACATCAGCGTCTTCCAGACCCACGCGGCGACGGTCAGGGAAGCGACCGCGCGGATCGATGCGGCGGAACACACGGTGCATCTCTGCGTGACCCCCGACGAACTCCTCGAACTGGCGGACCCGCTCCGGGACGCGATCGACCGTGATGTCGTGATCCGGATCGCGGTACAGACGGGGGAGACCGGCGCGGACACGGACCTGCCGCACCTCTTTCCCGACGTGGCGTTCGAGGTTCGCCAGTGCGAGGCGGCCGCCCACTTCATCGCGCTGGTCGACGGCTCGTTCGCCGCGCTCGCCGTCGACAACGAGTGGGACGGGCAGTACGGACTCGTCGTCGACGACAACACGCTCGGCTCGATCCTCCACTGGTACTACCAGATCCAGCTGTGGGAGCCCTGGGACACGCTGTATTCGGCCTCGATGGGGACGCCGACGACCTTCGTGAGCATCCGCGAGCTCATCCGGGAGATCGAGTCGGTCCGAACCGACGACGAGACCGTCACCGTCCGCGTTGAGGGGGTCGATACCGAGAGCAGAGAGGCCGTCGAGATCGAGGGCGAGGTCGTCGACGTGATCTACACGGACATCTACGAGGACCGCGACGTGACGTTCGCACAGCAGTTCATCCAGGCCGCGCTCCGGGTCCGATCCGGCGACGAGGAGTATACCATCGGCGGGTACGGCGCCGTGTTGGAGGACATCCGGGCGATCCAGATGACGATCACGGACATCAAGTGA
- a CDS encoding IclR family transcriptional regulator — translation MDTDRVSATATSLEILESLRRQGSAGVTAIAEDIGGSKANVHKHLATLEDARFVRSTDGQYELGHRFLGFAVAGKQREPVYIEGLNNLAKLADVTGATAILVVREGLEAVYLHTVTPVGRVGTDPLEGRRGPLTEIPGGLAILSCYSPEQRRSLVEEAVGETDRVEPILDRLRTAAQESVLVERAEPAGRPEEIVAPVTGPDGDPAGAVGLEQPTTSDESERVEADLRKLVRNTAGTISNRLSLTQ, via the coding sequence ATGGATACGGACCGCGTCAGCGCGACCGCTACCTCCCTGGAGATACTCGAGTCCCTCCGGCGGCAGGGTAGCGCGGGCGTCACGGCGATAGCGGAGGACATCGGTGGGTCGAAAGCGAACGTCCACAAACACCTCGCGACCCTCGAAGACGCGCGTTTCGTCCGATCGACGGACGGGCAGTACGAACTCGGACACCGGTTTCTCGGGTTCGCCGTCGCGGGGAAACAGCGGGAACCGGTCTACATCGAGGGGCTCAACAACCTGGCAAAGCTCGCGGACGTGACCGGCGCGACGGCGATACTCGTCGTCCGGGAGGGGCTCGAAGCGGTCTATCTCCACACGGTCACTCCGGTCGGTCGGGTCGGGACGGATCCGCTCGAAGGCCGTCGGGGGCCGCTCACCGAGATCCCCGGCGGACTCGCTATCCTCTCGTGTTACTCCCCGGAGCAGCGCCGATCGCTCGTCGAGGAGGCCGTCGGCGAGACGGACCGCGTCGAGCCGATCCTCGACAGACTCCGGACCGCAGCACAGGAGTCGGTCCTCGTCGAACGGGCCGAGCCCGCCGGTAGACCGGAGGAGATCGTCGCACCAGTCACCGGACCTGACGGCGATCCCGCCGGCGCCGTCGGCCTCGAACAACCGACGACCAGCGACGAGAGCGAGCGTGTCGAGGCGGATCTCCGGAAACTCGTCCGGAACACCGCCGGGACAATATCCAACCGATTGTCGCTGACGCAGTGA
- a CDS encoding tRNA pseudouridine(54/55) synthase Pus10, which produces MTDDARPTDDVLDLARRAVETGPLCDPCLGRLFAERSFGLTNRERGRSLRVAVALADDRPVADLEPDESCWVCEGESTEERVQEWAERAAYAVDDYDFETFQVGTRVPPLFEENDALLREDLGLADDTGEALKAELNREVGKRFGRETGAEVEFGRPDVQITLNLGDDTVDAQVNSAFVYGRYRKLERDIPQTKWPCNDCNGTGLIRGEICEGCDGSGYRYDESVEQLTAPVVLEAMDGESATFHGAGREDVDALMLEGGRPFVIEIDEPRERTVDAATLQPEINEFADGKVEVTDLRQATHEMVERVKELDASKTYRMEIEFGEAVDPTDFEAALDELDGVTVEQRTPQRVDHRRADIERTRDVYDIEGELEDDRHATVELHGEGGLYVKELVSSDEGRTEPSLAGLLGVDAEVTALDVLDVQGEDEPFAKEEFFRDRNAN; this is translated from the coding sequence ATGACCGACGACGCGCGCCCGACCGACGACGTGCTCGACCTGGCGCGGCGGGCCGTCGAGACGGGGCCGCTCTGTGACCCCTGTCTCGGCCGCCTGTTCGCCGAGCGGAGCTTCGGCCTCACCAACCGCGAGCGGGGCCGGAGCCTCCGCGTCGCCGTCGCACTCGCCGACGACCGCCCCGTCGCCGACCTCGAACCCGACGAGTCCTGCTGGGTCTGCGAGGGCGAGTCCACCGAGGAGCGGGTGCAGGAGTGGGCCGAGCGCGCCGCCTACGCCGTCGACGACTACGACTTCGAGACCTTCCAGGTCGGGACGCGCGTCCCGCCGCTGTTCGAGGAGAACGACGCGCTCCTCCGGGAGGACCTGGGCCTCGCCGACGACACCGGCGAGGCGCTGAAGGCCGAACTCAACAGGGAAGTGGGCAAGCGGTTCGGCCGCGAGACGGGCGCCGAGGTGGAGTTCGGCCGCCCGGACGTGCAGATCACGCTGAACCTGGGCGACGACACCGTCGACGCGCAGGTCAACTCCGCGTTCGTCTACGGCCGCTACCGCAAGCTCGAACGGGACATCCCCCAGACGAAGTGGCCCTGCAACGACTGCAACGGCACCGGCCTGATCCGCGGCGAGATCTGCGAGGGCTGCGACGGCTCGGGGTACCGCTACGACGAGAGCGTCGAACAGCTCACCGCCCCCGTCGTGCTGGAGGCCATGGACGGCGAGTCGGCGACCTTCCACGGCGCCGGCCGCGAGGACGTGGACGCCCTGATGCTCGAAGGCGGCCGCCCGTTCGTCATCGAGATCGACGAGCCCCGCGAGCGGACCGTCGACGCCGCGACCCTCCAGCCCGAGATCAACGAGTTCGCCGACGGCAAGGTCGAGGTGACGGACCTCCGGCAGGCCACCCACGAGATGGTCGAGCGCGTCAAGGAGCTCGACGCCAGCAAGACCTACCGCATGGAGATCGAGTTCGGCGAGGCCGTCGACCCCACCGATTTCGAGGCCGCGCTCGACGAACTCGACGGTGTGACGGTCGAGCAGCGGACGCCCCAGCGGGTCGACCACCGCCGCGCGGACATCGAGCGGACCCGCGACGTGTACGACATCGAGGGCGAACTGGAGGACGACCGCCACGCGACCGTCGAACTCCACGGCGAGGGCGGCCTCTACGTGAAGGAACTCGTCTCCAGCGACGAGGGCCGCACGGAGCCGAGCCTCGCGGGCCTGCTCGGCGTCGACGCCGAGGTGACGGCGCTGGACGTGCTCGACGTCCAGGGCGAGGACGAACCGTTCGCGAAAGAGGAGTTCTTCCGCGACCGAAACGCGAACTGA
- a CDS encoding type IV pilin, with the protein MSRLDRRDRGLSPVIGGALLVAIVVVLAVVAGGVVLGLTEEREPAPEVRLSLESTGDLRGEHALVHDHGEALDGDDVRLRGVANDEALAGADFAAADSRRVYATDETVEVVWFGDHDTSYVLREFTVDADATVPPPDEGCDWVDTETSGGTDDAKVDGIVVACDVETDKVIELQNGGAVVGDAVSHAKLLDLDDSRVYGDVTVEKDANVQDGTVGGSVRARTETAKVDGATVGGAVRAEKTVEVIDGGSVGGDAESDEKSVKVLDSSVDGSVTADEGVKLDGATVGGDVYVDPSGFDCTDSTVDGRDCSEYSPTDPDA; encoded by the coding sequence GTGTCGCGGCTCGACCGACGGGACAGGGGACTCTCCCCGGTGATCGGGGGCGCGCTGCTCGTCGCGATCGTGGTGGTGCTGGCGGTCGTCGCGGGCGGGGTCGTCCTCGGGCTGACCGAGGAACGCGAGCCCGCGCCGGAGGTGCGGCTGTCGCTGGAGTCGACCGGCGACCTCCGGGGCGAACACGCACTCGTCCACGACCACGGCGAGGCACTCGACGGCGACGACGTTCGCCTCCGCGGGGTCGCGAACGACGAGGCGCTGGCCGGCGCGGACTTCGCCGCGGCCGACAGCCGGCGCGTGTACGCGACCGACGAGACGGTCGAGGTCGTCTGGTTCGGCGACCACGACACCAGCTACGTCCTCCGGGAGTTCACCGTCGACGCCGACGCGACGGTGCCGCCGCCGGACGAGGGCTGCGACTGGGTCGACACCGAGACCAGCGGCGGGACCGACGACGCGAAAGTCGACGGGATCGTCGTCGCCTGCGACGTGGAGACCGACAAGGTGATCGAGCTCCAGAACGGCGGCGCGGTCGTCGGCGACGCGGTCAGCCACGCGAAGCTCCTCGACCTCGACGACTCGCGGGTCTACGGCGACGTGACCGTCGAGAAGGACGCCAACGTCCAGGACGGGACCGTCGGCGGCTCGGTGCGGGCACGGACCGAGACCGCGAAGGTCGACGGCGCGACGGTCGGCGGCGCTGTGCGGGCAGAGAAGACCGTCGAGGTCATCGACGGCGGGTCGGTCGGCGGCGACGCCGAGAGCGACGAGAAATCGGTGAAGGTCCTCGACAGCAGCGTCGACGGGTCGGTAACCGCCGACGAGGGGGTCAAGCTCGACGGCGCGACCGTCGGCGGCGACGTGTACGTCGATCCCTCGGGGTTCGACTGCACCGACTCGACGGTCGATGGCCGGGACTGCAGCGAGTACTCGCCGACCGACCCCGACGCCTGA
- a CDS encoding type II toxin-antitoxin system PemK/MazF family toxin: MAGTHVRRGDIVVVDLDPTRGSEQRGTRPCLVVQNDVGNENAPTTVVVPFTTSFGDQLYPFEVLVPAEECALREDSVALCSQIRTVSIEERVTEVIGSIPDERLDEVDRALEYSLGLRDV, translated from the coding sequence ATGGCGGGGACACACGTCCGTCGCGGCGACATCGTCGTCGTCGACCTCGACCCGACGCGCGGGTCGGAACAGCGGGGCACCCGCCCCTGTCTCGTCGTCCAGAACGACGTCGGCAACGAGAACGCCCCGACCACGGTCGTCGTCCCGTTCACCACCTCGTTCGGCGACCAGCTGTACCCCTTCGAGGTGCTCGTGCCCGCCGAGGAGTGTGCCCTCCGCGAGGATTCGGTCGCTCTATGTAGCCAGATCCGGACGGTATCGATCGAGGAACGGGTCACCGAGGTGATCGGATCGATACCGGACGAGCGTCTCGACGAGGTCGATCGCGCCCTGGAGTACAGTCTCGGCCTTCGAGACGTGTAA
- a CDS encoding AbrB/MazE/SpoVT family DNA-binding domain-containing protein, producing the protein MSNEEERTVGERGQVTLPKGIRERLGIEGGDEVVVREDEGKVVIEKPVTREELAAGYRATAERAREIAEKMEHTSSEADEYLGDAPDW; encoded by the coding sequence ATGTCGAACGAGGAAGAGCGAACGGTCGGCGAGCGCGGGCAGGTGACGCTCCCGAAGGGGATCCGGGAGCGGCTGGGTATCGAGGGCGGTGACGAGGTCGTCGTCCGGGAGGACGAGGGGAAGGTCGTCATCGAGAAGCCCGTCACGCGCGAGGAACTCGCAGCGGGCTATCGTGCCACCGCCGAGCGCGCCCGCGAGATCGCCGAGAAGATGGAACACACGTCCAGTGAAGCCGACGAGTACCTCGGAGACGCGCCGGATTGGTAG
- a CDS encoding undecaprenyl-diphosphate phosphatase codes for MDPRATLLALLVGLVQGVLEWLPVSSEGGVALVVALLTGESAFDATQFALFLHAGTAVAALAFYPEEAAGVLESVPAWRPRDAFGADRADLTFYGVATLVSGVVGLSIYAALSEAATELAGGAFVAAVGVLLVGTGLIQRAADRWGLGERETPGAADAVLVGVCQGLALLPGVSRSGTTVSALLLRGHEGERALQLSFLLSIPASLGAGLLVVLDEGVPTIPVPQAVLALAVSAVVGYLTVGALVALVRRVAFWGVCVGFGALAVAGGGLLVLAEHGWLAGVQDWLLAAV; via the coding sequence ATGGATCCGCGGGCGACGCTGCTCGCACTGCTGGTCGGGCTCGTGCAGGGCGTCCTGGAGTGGCTGCCGGTCTCCAGCGAGGGCGGCGTCGCGCTCGTCGTCGCGCTGCTGACGGGCGAGTCCGCGTTCGACGCGACGCAGTTCGCCCTCTTTCTACACGCGGGGACGGCCGTCGCCGCGCTGGCCTTCTACCCCGAGGAAGCGGCCGGCGTCCTCGAATCCGTGCCGGCGTGGCGCCCCCGCGACGCCTTCGGGGCCGACCGCGCGGACCTGACGTTCTACGGGGTCGCGACGCTCGTCTCGGGGGTCGTCGGGCTCTCGATCTACGCCGCGCTCTCGGAGGCCGCCACGGAGCTGGCGGGCGGCGCGTTCGTCGCCGCCGTCGGCGTCCTGCTCGTCGGCACAGGTCTCATCCAGCGGGCCGCCGACCGCTGGGGGCTGGGCGAGCGCGAGACGCCCGGCGCCGCCGACGCCGTGCTCGTGGGCGTCTGCCAGGGCCTCGCCCTGCTCCCCGGCGTCTCCCGGTCGGGAACCACCGTCAGCGCGCTGCTCCTGCGGGGCCACGAGGGCGAGCGCGCGCTGCAACTGTCCTTCCTCCTCTCGATCCCCGCCTCGCTCGGCGCGGGCCTGCTGGTCGTCCTCGACGAAGGGGTGCCGACGATCCCGGTCCCGCAGGCAGTGCTGGCGCTCGCGGTCAGCGCCGTCGTCGGCTACCTGACCGTCGGTGCGCTGGTGGCGCTGGTCCGCCGCGTCGCCTTCTGGGGCGTCTGCGTCGGCTTCGGCGCGCTGGCGGTCGCCGGCGGCGGACTGCTCGTGCTCGCCGAACACGGCTGGCTCGCCGGCGTCCAGGACTGGCTGCTTGCCGCCGTGTGA